The Solanum dulcamara chromosome 6, daSolDulc1.2, whole genome shotgun sequence genome contains the following window.
ATCAAGAGAAGGCATATTATCACAAGTGTCACACTTTCTTAGGCTACAACTCAGATCATTTTAAAATGACAACTTTATAGACTAGCCAACACAACCAACAAGAAGTAATGACCTTTGTCAGATACTtgttacatagcaaaatatatCTGGTCTGTGAACATGGCAATCATGTAACATGACATCTTCAGGTAACTACAAACCATAAACATTACATACCTCGGATTAGGATTGCCTCGGACCACCTTCTGTCCATATTTGCGCCACTTGTACCCATCATCCAATATATCAACTTCACTGACCGTTTGAACAACAACACGTGGTTCACGGATAGGCTTAATCACTGGTATTATATCCATCCCACCATCCATTTTCCTGCTTAAAATTTTAACCATATATCAGATCTATTGCAGGAATAAATTGAAGGTGTTCCAATAGTTTTACCTTCTTTTCGCAAATTGATCAtcctcatccatatcatcattaGTACCATGCATCTGTGACCCAGCTCCTTCAAGACCATCAGTGTCTGCTTGCTGAGGTGATACGGGAGTACTACTAGACTCGGTATTACTAGTTTGGACATTGGTGTTGAACTTGTCTTCTACATAGACTGAGAATCAATAAAGGTTGACTCAGAATAACATTACGAAACTTCTTCAGAATAACCACTTTATGTTTAATTGAGAgggaaaaaataataacagaGCTACTTGTGTTTACCTTCTTGACCCCTGAAACACGCTTCTTTCTCACATTTATCTTCTTGGATAGACATGAGAGCACCAGGAGAAAATCGGCGGCTCAGTTGGGGTTTAGGATGATCATGCGAACCTTTATAAACAATCTCTGTTATTTGTCCTTCAGGTGATCGCTCAAATATCTTTTTCACTTCACAGTTTGGGTATGTACATTTGTAATAGCTTCTCGGAAATTCACTTCCTTTAACAAGTTTCTGGCCATACTTTCGCCAGTTATACCCATCATCTGATGATCTCTCAGATGTTACTGATGATACATCTTTATGATCGGCATGTGAACCTTGCATGCTTGCATTAGATTGACCTCTCGGATTCATGGCATCAATGTTAATAGGTTCATATAGACTCTCTTCTTTTGATGAAGAATCAACATTAATAGGTGCAGATATACTCAGTTCTTTTGATATTTCCAACTCGTGTTTAGCTAGAGATGAAGGTATTAACAATTGAGGATGACtttgatcttgaacttctttTAGTGGTTCATTTTGTTGTTGGTTGAGACCTGTAGAAATCTAGATTACAGAAGTATATTAGGTAGGTTGGAACTGACTGCTAGTAAACTAATACATTCTTTTCTACAAatccaaatatttatttttgaagatCTACAAGAAGAGAGAACTTAATAGAAGAGGGCCCAAAAGAAAAGGCGTACAAGGCAAATTCATACTCTGTGGAACCTTTGAGATATACAGGGAAATAGATGCTTCTGAACTAGATGTGACAGTATATAAAGGACGCATATCATCAAACCCATCCACCCATCATGCAAAATAAAACAAGGACGAGGAAGATATCAAGAAAATAACCACTAGATGTCACCAACCCTGCAACTTAAATAAAGCAATTGTGTGATACATGTTGATTTTCTAAAAGTTCAAAAGAATACTTTGATTAACACACTGGTTATTTATATCGTACATTTTAACATCATTGAACGGATGCAGAAGAATAGATTTAAGTTAGTTGTTGTACATTCCTTGCAAAGTTAATTGGATGGACACACCAtcaatcatttttattatttttaattgtaaTGACTTCAAATTCTGGAATTTGTTAATCGAATACTTTTTTAATAGTAATGTCACAAATCATAAAAGAGATAAGAAGGATCATCAACAAGGCATAGTAGATGAAAGGTCCCATCCACTGGTTTAACAATTCATCTCTTGACATTATGCATGAACCCACCAAACTACTGCTCACAGTGCTATCAATTTACCGACATAACCAAATTAATGTTGCTCTACTTGTGTGAAAAGGACTGTAGTACTGCCACTTAAGAAACATGAATCTCTTCGATATGTAGAAGAAAAAAACAGATTAGCAAATCAGAGCTACTTTACTTCCGGATAGCATGTTACAACATTTAAAAACTGCACAAATGACATTAACTGCAAATAGATGccatatcaagagaaagacaCAAGACCAAGAACCTCAAAgttaaattttcattttttctaaCTTAAACATCGGTCAGTTGTTATAGAGAGCTACTGCTAGTAAAAAAGCTCTCGTTTCAATAGAGCATTACCACATGTTCAGTTGCTAATGATCCTGATGTAGAACTAGATCCACCGGCATATTTGAACTCAAAGCAGTTGGATTTTCTTTCAATGTATGTATTGCCACTAGAATAACCTCTCGTTAATAAGAATGCAGCAGCCCCACCAGAGCCTTGCCCTGTTTGAAATTTGGAGAAGGAACCTGTAGTTGGAGATGGCTCAGCCTGCAGGTTATAAGTGAAATAGACTAAGAATTTTGATAGGTAAATGCAATAGGCTTAAGTTATTGATCACAATTTTCTTTTCCAAAGGGAAACACATTTATGCATAGACAGACAGAGTACATATTATTTACTGTTCTTTCTCAGTTCTGCTTCGtctgtctttttatttttcatttgggTGGGAGGAAGATAGATGCTACTTATATTAGTGCCAAAGATCACTTATCTGCAACAGAACATTAGCATTTACACCCGAATAAGACAAAACATTTACACAAGCTTAAAAAGGCATATAGGTTAGAAGAACAACATAAGGGAATTTACTGATGCCACTACAAGGACAGAACATTAAAAAATGAACATCTTTTTCCATAAGGAACAACATAGTGGAGAAACTGAGCACCTTGTGAAAAGGAAGATTCATTACGTGAAAAAACAACACTGATGCCTAACTGAACTTTTTCCAGGCAGAAGAACGAAGAATATGTATTCTGGTTAAGGCCAGAGGTATAATTCTATTATTATACGCTATATGCACCAATATAGTACATTGTTCGTGTAAGCATCAGAACCAACGATGACAATTTGCACAGATAAGCATACTTATATTTatagataaatattatattctTATCTGAGCACTTAGATATATGAAGAAGAATCAAATGAACAAGTTGCAAATTACAATGCCAATGAAAAGAACCAAATATCTAATCAATAATTCAAACCTTACTTTAAGAAAGCAATAATCACATCAAAAAAATTCCTCAAATCGTCCACTGATTAGTATATTATGACGCAATCAAACTgaacaaaagaaggaaaaaagctTTAATAGTTTGCATTTCACTCAATTGAAGACAGCACAACTATACACCTTACTCTTAACAACACTTAAACTAATTAAGATTATCTTAATAGTGGTTAAGATTCCCTAATTATTTTACTTATCGCTTGTCCTTCGTTTTCTTATCAACTAAACAATAACAACAGCTAATTAGTGCTCGTAATCTCCTCAATGTCTTGGATCTACTGAAATTCTCCGATTAAAAAAAGGATCATAGCCTAAAATAACTTCAAAAATTACCTAACTTCAGCTAATGTGGAACATTTAAACAAAACAAGCTTAAATTTCCtatcgataatgatttaaaacaACAGAAAAATGTGACATGACGGAGATAAATAGAGATTGAGAACTGACTTTGATGTTAGAAAGAAGAACAGGAGATTCAAGGAAGGAGGAAGGACTGAGACCGGGAGGTATGGTGATACAGGCGGACCTAGAGATCGGGAGCATAGCAGGAGTCATGAGCTTGTACTTAGCACCGCCGTTCGATCCGGCGGAGTTGTGTCGAAAACCACCGGAGGATGTCGTTCCATCTGTGAGTTGTTGCTCGGAAGAAGAGTGGTGCTGCTGCTGCTGGTGAGAGTGAGAGTCTTCCATTGACGATTCAGAAGAGCTTTTTTGGTGTGTAGGAGAAGACAACAGTCAAAAGGAGTGACCGGGGGCAGTGGGCAGGGGTAGTTTCGACATTTTAACTAAAACGGTAATTTGGCAACTTTGTAAAGCAAGGGGATCGTGTAAATTTTCTAATCAAAAGAAATGTATTCAAAGTTGGTAACGatagaaaaatagtaaaataaacaaattaaatcaattaatattagtagtaaaaattaaagaataagatttagcataaatataaaataatgctatattttaaaaaaggagAAGAGGAGATTAGTCCCCTTCCTCTCACACATAAAAGTATGACAACATTtaattatctattacttttaTATCATAATACTCGACTTTCATATCAATCTTATATAGGATCTTCGTGTCCTTAGAAAATTAAAGATGTATCATGTCCTGCATAATTATtcttcctaattttttttggcTTACTTCTATTTCTTCTAAAAGTGTAGTAATCAACTTCTCCCTCCTCTTTATTGATTCATTCGCTCACCTCTTTTTCACATATCCATATCTCAAGCTCGCTTTTTTCATCTTATCTGTTACGTAGGTCATTCATACTTTATTCTGTATAACTTCATTCTTAATCTTATCTcttctaattaaattaatttgatatatctTATTTGGTGCTATtgttgagaaagagttttaaagaAACTGAAGAGTTTCAAATGCATTATTTACCTTGAGAAAagcatgtttatttttttaaaaaaaatcaaaatcaatttcaaTCGATTAAAGTAGAGTTTAGTATACAGATATTTGTGTGTGTACTTTGATAATGTATAGTGAAAGACGATTGGACGCAAGTTGACTTTGGGACATGGGATGTGGGTGTTATTCATGAGTTGTCTCTATCCAAGTACTATATGTAAGTAATTTCCCTCACAATAATTGTCATTTTCAATTATATTCGTTTACGTTGGGTTTGATCTATGTTATTGGAATTCGGTTAAGGTACGCTTTTATAATGATAGCATAATGCAAGTAGAGTACATTTTGGGGGTGCGGGAGACCTTGCAAGtcctttttcaagaaaaataaagtttGGTTGACATGAGGTTGTATTTAGTTATACTATACTTTCTTATTCTTCAATGTATTTTATTATCTgttgttttatttgtttttcttgtaATCTGGAttcaagtattttatttttttttgagttgaaaatttatcaaatataGTTTTTCAATTCCTTAATAATAAAGATAAGGTTTATTAATAATTATCTTCAATTCCTTGAAATGAAGAGGATTAGAGGATTTGGTGGGGAAAAAATGACCCAATTTATGGCTTTTGATGATGATGGGTTAAAAGGAATTTTTTGGGTCGGATTTAAGATCATGGGtcagatattttaaaatattaaaatggctGAATTTAGTATTTAATATAAATGTCATATGTCAATTAAATGAGGATTTGACAATTCCAAgtgtaatatataaaaaaaaaaagagctagttatttttcaacagaGCAACTAACGCTGAAAGAGGTATATATGTGCTAAAATGTAGACGGCAAAGACATGAGTGACCTAAACTACAAACGGAGGGTATATCTAGATATTTTCAAAAAGCTCAGAGGCATATTTGaccatttttccttttatttattgtCTTTAGTATTCATGAATCAAACGATGCCTTAACTAAGACGGTTAGTAAAGtaaatcaaatttataaaaagaaaaatacttttaaagTTCCAAAATCGATCCATTATGTACTCTTAATGTCTGATGTTCCTAgttataattcatcaaaaagaagaagaagaagcaaaaaaagAGCAATTACCATGTCTGATGTTTGATGACAGGCTAAATGTTAAataatactttgaaatttaaatataacTTAAATAGTACATATAATCGGCCATCTAATGCAAATCCTACCTTTGGAAAAAGCCCATCTAATTTTAAGGGCCATGACATCAACGAACTAAACTTTTTGGGCCAAACAACTGGACTTTTCAATATAGACCATGGGCCTGGGTGGCAGACAGTAGACAAGTTTTTGCACTGACTGCCCTCGTTTCAAGGTGGTCTTGAATTTTTATTCCTCCGAAAATCGATCTTTGAGTTTTGCTCCTACTATtcatttaatgaaaatttattattcAAAGTATATTTAACTATGACTTAATTTTGctggataaatattttaaaagaatttttgtcTGGAGCATAAATTTAGTATTATCTAATTCGTGAGGCAAAactttatcctttttttttaaaaaaaataatcattaggCATAAGAAACAAGTTTATACAGTTATGTCCTATAAGGCATAAATTTAGTGTATGAACTTCTTAAAATATAATGTTCTAAAATTAAACTTATATCTTATAGGACATAACTTGTGGCTAGCGTATTTTTTTACcttgtgattttttttctacttttacCAAGTGTATTTACcaatctttttttattatataaaatgtttcagaataaaaattaaaaatcacaaatttaagcgctaaaaaataaaatttcccaaATAGAAGCTGCGAAGAACGGCTCAACTGATTGGCCTTATGGCCATAAATTACCAAACGGGACACTTTTGGCACACGCCAAAACGTTCCATTTCGGCGGAatgaaaagtcataaattactaCTAGTATTATCTCTTCTTTAAAAAACAAAGTTGTGTAGTTTTTTATTTGACACTAATACGATGACTTTCTTAATTACAcgtttatttttatgaataacGATTCTAAAAATCAAATTCAATATCATAAGTTTAAGTCGATAttttcattataaaataaaattagagtGAAAGTTGAAAAGGATTATTAATCCTTAATTATTCTAGAAATTCTTCATTAGTGATTGTAAATGattaaatttttcaattttttcgaCCTTGATTTAAGGTTTTACATAGACTTAGCTAAAGTATAATGAATAAGTCATAGAATGATCTTTTCATCTGTGCTTCCGTATTTTGAACTATCACTCTATTTGTATTTGCCGATAAATGTATATGACACTCTTTTCGTAGTATCTTCTGAATTAGAAAGTATAACTAGTATACGGATTACGGATTCGATCAAACTCAATAACTTAGTTGAATAtctataaattattaatttttagaacccaataattcaaataaactaaaattctgaaattcataaacttcaaatcctAACTTCGCATCTAAATCGAACACTATTGCAAAATTATGTTATCTTGTTCATTGAATGGTAAATCTTGACTCACAAACAAACCGtcctttttttctattatttgtaTGGTCGGTTAAAATAAATACGGATTAAATTTGATTCAGGTTTTACTGGGCCGTATTTTTACCCAAGATATATTTTCCACGTGTAATCTggattctaaaaatattttaattttcacgTAATCCGGGTAATTAATTGACTAACAACTACTAAACCCAAGTTTAAACCGTGGTTTAATCAACTTCGTCAACTAAAAGTCTAAACTTTAACCATAGTTAACAATCTCCTATAAATACCAGCGGCCATAAACCCTTGAGCTTTTCTTTTCCTATGCCCTATTGTTCCGTTTCGTTACTTTGTTctcagaaaaaaaaaagcaaaacgAGTTTGCTTTTTTGCTTCTGAGTTCattgaagaagaagacaaaTTCCCGTAACGTTCGCATTAcatggtatttttttttatttatttaatttttctgtTTTTATCGATAAATCCAACTATTTAAGCAATTTTTCATCtgttttgtgttttttttcctACTTTTTTTAATCTAACTGTCGTTTCGAGATTTGTTTTCTATTCAAATAGCTTGATTTTAGTTGTTTATCTAtaaaaagtgttttaaaaagttcaattttggcgaaatttgaagaaattttgacgAGTAAATCCAAATGTTCAAaaacatgttttttttatttgttttcaatTCGAATAGTTTGGATTTAAGTTGTTTTGCAATAAAAAGTGTAAAAAAAAGTTCAATTTTGGcgaattttgaagaaaatttgacgaGTTAATGCAAATGTTCAAAAACATGCTTTAATAGTTTGAAATTTAGTTGTTTTTGCTTTTAAAAAGTTTAATTTTGGTGAAAATTTCAATTAATTTGGGAGATTTTTGAATTAATGGGTGAAGGTGCAGAGCGTGAGCGTGGATCCGGATCGAGAATCGGAGCCGTTCGTTGAACTGGATCCGACAGGGAGATACGGGCGGTACGACGAGCTTTTGGGTTATGGAGCAGTGAAGAAAGTGTACAGAGCGTTTGATCAGGAAGAAGGGATTGAAGTAGCTTGGAATCAAGTGAAATTGCGGTATTTCATGGACGATCAGCCGGTGATTGGCCGGCTGTATTCGGAGGTCCGGCTATTGAAAACCTTAAAGCATAAGAACATAATTGCATTGTACTCTGTTTGGAGGGATGAAAATCGTAACACGTTGAATTTCATAACGGAGGTTTGTACCTCGGGGAATTTGAGAGAGTATAGGAATAAACACAAACACGTATCGATGAAGGCAGTGAAGAAGTGGTCTAAGCAGATTCTTAAGGGATTGAATTATTTGCATACACATGAACCTTGTGTTATTCATAGGGATCTCAATTGCAGTAATGTCTTCATTAATGGCAATATTGGTCAGGTATATTATTGACCTCTTGATTTATCTGTTATTATATCATGTTATCATGTTTTGTCGAGCAGACTGTCTATCGGAAACAGGCTAGCAGAGATcattggatatgttgttgttgttgctttatCTGTTATTCTATCATGTTTTGTTGAGCAGAAGGTCTATTGGAAAAAGTCTCTCTACGTGTAGGGATCACgagatatgttgttgttgttgctttatCTGTTATTAGTGTTATCCTTATCTTCATTGAGAAATAGTTTTAATAATTCTTCAATGTCGTATCTATTTTGTTCAACCCCAAAAAGGATAATGTTGATTATTCCTTTGAGGAAGTATTTATTATATGAACATTATTGTGTTGTTCATATGGGAGCATTCATTTCACCAATTGTTATTTTAACTTGGAAACAAATAAAGATTGATTTTTATATGATTAATGTTAATTCTTTTTTTGTTATCCATGTTTTAGCTTGTTTATATCATTTTTATGAACTTCAGAATTTTGAAGGGAGTACGAGTGATATCAAgatttatttttgttgtgttgtGAAATAGGTTAAGATTGGTGATTTGGGTTTTGCAACGATAGTAGGGAAGAGTCATTCAGCACATTCAGTTCTTGGAACCCCGGAGTTCATGGCACCGGAGTTGTATGATGAGGATTATACTGAGCTGATTGATATCTACTCATTCGGGATGTGTGTTTTAGAGATGGTGACTTTGGAACTACCATATAGCGAGTGTGATAATGTGGTGAAGATATACAAGAAGGTGATATCCGGAGTGAGGCCTAAGGCCATGGACAAGGTTAAAGATCCCGAGGTCAAGAAGTTCATTGAGAAGTGCCTTGCTCAGCCTAGGGTTAGACCTTCTGCATCTGATCTCCTTCAAGACCCTTTCTTTGAAGAtattaatgatgatgatgacgaaAATGGCGACGAAGAGTACTAGTAACAACTATTGGCAGGCCTAGATCAGCTATTGCTATTATTTGCTAGTATTAGTTAGTTGTATTAGCTTTTGGTGTGTGGAGTTTTGGTGCTGATTTGTGGCTTATACTCTTTTTTCctccaaaaagaagaaaagaaaatggttttactttatatgataacTACtgcaaaagaaaaacaatagaAAGAGTGGATTTTGGTTAAGTAATTTGTACATACATTTGTTATACTATTGGAAGATTGAAAGTGGCTTGAATTCTTTCATAATCCTTTAATTTCATTGTATCTCATTCAAATTACTTGTAGTCATTTGGACAACGAGATTATTACCGTTAATACATAATAACGGTAAATATTTATTTGCATCAGATATTTATACCAAATCATGATTACGTGTAATTAtacatctattaatttgatgtAACCACATAAGTTTCTACCATGAACTAACCTTTCATACCCTTGAAGTGATAGGacaattaaatcttcaaattGGGACAAGTCAAAATTTTGGAATTGGTAAAAGCaaagtcaagtttcaattttggTTGTGTTAGTTGTGTCAAAACTTAAAATGAGATTGATTCCAATTTTagcaaagaaaacaaaaaaagccTTTGGCACAATGTAATggcttattatttatttatttatatttttgtaaaacatGAGGTGGAACTTGGAAGCAAAGTAAAGAAGTTGACATAACTCAAGTTGTCGCCACGCTGTGTCCCATTTTCTATTTGTTGGACTAAACAAATtccattaatttaaaaaattgttaaaCTAATAAAGAAAAAGACCAATAATATTTATTGGCGTGTGTTGCATTTCTATTCCCACTTTAATAAATCGAATCAAACCCGAATATATCAACGGACACCACCACTCAAGTTTGTCGCAAGAAGTGACaagtatttttttatctttaatgaataaaattagtcgaaaattatataattttcataagGTAGAAATAAGATcagtttatatttatttttttagaaccTACATATGAAAATGCAATagatatgttattattgttgttgtttacCCTTTATTTATGtcgaatttaaattaatttaatt
Protein-coding sequences here:
- the LOC129891706 gene encoding probable WRKY transcription factor 20, with product MEDSHSHQQQQHHSSSEQQLTDGTTSSGGFRHNSAGSNGGAKYKLMTPAMLPISRSACITIPPGLSPSSFLESPVLLSNIKAEPSPTTGSFSKFQTGQGSGGAAAFLLTRGYSSGNTYIERKSNCFEFKYAGGSSSTSGSLATEHVISTGLNQQQNEPLKEVQDQSHPQLLIPSSLAKHELEISKELSISAPINVDSSSKEESLYEPINIDAMNPRGQSNASMQGSHADHKDVSSVTSERSSDDGYNWRKYGQKLVKGSEFPRSYYKCTYPNCEVKKIFERSPEGQITEIVYKGSHDHPKPQLSRRFSPGALMSIQEDKCEKEACFRGQEVYVEDKFNTNVQTSNTESSSTPVSPQQADTDGLEGAGSQMHGTNDDMDEDDQFAKRRKMDGGMDIIPVIKPIREPRVVVQTVSEVDILDDGYKWRKYGQKVVRGNPNPRSYYKCTNAGCPVRKHVERASHDPKAVITTYEGKHNHDVPAARNNNHEMNGSSPVTGGSRIRAGETNSLSLDLGVGTGYRLENGNNGQLHTLHNQVQVSRSGMMLVQPAAVAARYGIVHSGISRFGAIDNRVQGPSFETLPLQPSTQSLQNYGKILLGP
- the LOC129891709 gene encoding LOW QUALITY PROTEIN: probable serine/threonine-protein kinase WNK11 (The sequence of the model RefSeq protein was modified relative to this genomic sequence to represent the inferred CDS: inserted 2 bases in 1 codon) → MVQSVSVDPDRESEPFVELDPTGRYGRYDELLGYGAVKKVYRAFDQEEGIEVAWNQVKLRYFMDDQPVIGRLYSEVRLLKTLKHKNIIALYSVWRDENRNTLNFITEVCTSGNLREYRNKHKHVSMKAVKKWSKQILKGLNYLHTHEPCVIHRDLNCSNVFINGNIGQVKIGDLGFATIVGKSHSAHSVLGTPEFMAPELYDEDYTELIDIYSFGMCVLEMVTLELPYSECDNVVKIYKKVISGVRPKAMDKVKDPEVKKFIEKCLAQPRVRPSASDLLQDPFFEDINDDDDENGDEEYXSNNYWQA